The following are from one region of the Rhodopirellula sp. P2 genome:
- a CDS encoding KpsF/GutQ family sugar-phosphate isomerase, with protein sequence MAPQPQPNHGTSIPTLTPLSPLDQIRLVRETMLREAEAIQKAAAIASSDAAEAAAWISRCEGSIVLTGVGKAGLIAQKLVATLASTGSPAHFLHPIEAVHGDLGRVQSKDLVIAFSNSGRSEEVVRVVEYLKHQACGIIAVTADRENPLAKLADHVVPIGRHREACPDGLAPTSSTAVMLAVGDAIAVLASRLCGFTPDDFARFHPGGALGRKLADVRQVMRPLSECRVAPRTISIRQAMMIGGAGRRSGAILLLDDSQRLAGIFTDSDLARLLQQRQETSLDEPIEQFMTQQPICVAEDERLPRAIEILSQRKISELPVVDSDQRPVGMIDITDLVATGDVRQMIPSNPVTTSSNQNDSSGEDGPRCIPITSGD encoded by the coding sequence GTGGCCCCACAACCTCAACCAAATCACGGCACGTCCATTCCGACGTTGACGCCGCTTTCGCCGTTGGACCAAATTCGTTTGGTCCGCGAGACCATGCTGCGAGAAGCCGAAGCCATCCAAAAAGCCGCCGCGATCGCTTCGTCCGATGCCGCGGAAGCCGCCGCATGGATCAGTCGCTGCGAAGGATCGATCGTTTTGACCGGGGTCGGGAAAGCCGGCTTGATCGCTCAAAAACTGGTCGCAACGTTGGCCAGCACCGGATCGCCCGCTCACTTTTTGCACCCCATCGAAGCCGTGCATGGTGATTTGGGCCGCGTGCAGTCCAAGGATTTGGTGATCGCCTTTTCCAATTCCGGTCGCAGCGAAGAAGTCGTTCGCGTGGTCGAGTACCTGAAACACCAGGCCTGTGGGATCATCGCCGTCACCGCAGACCGAGAGAATCCGCTGGCAAAGCTGGCCGATCATGTCGTCCCGATTGGTCGTCATCGTGAAGCCTGCCCCGACGGTTTGGCTCCCACCAGTTCCACGGCGGTGATGTTGGCCGTGGGAGATGCAATCGCGGTCCTGGCGTCGCGTCTGTGCGGCTTCACCCCGGATGATTTCGCTCGTTTTCATCCCGGCGGTGCCTTGGGACGAAAGCTGGCTGATGTGCGGCAAGTCATGCGTCCGCTGTCCGAATGCCGGGTCGCGCCACGAACGATTTCTATTCGCCAAGCCATGATGATTGGTGGTGCCGGACGTCGAAGCGGAGCGATTTTGTTGCTCGATGACAGCCAACGACTGGCCGGTATCTTCACCGACAGCGATCTCGCGCGGTTGTTGCAACAACGTCAAGAAACCAGCCTGGATGAACCGATCGAACAGTTCATGACCCAGCAACCGATTTGTGTCGCCGAAGACGAGCGTCTGCCGCGGGCGATCGAGATTCTGTCGCAACGCAAAATCAGTGAATTGCCCGTGGTGGATTCAGATCAACGACCCGTCGGGATGATTGACATCACGGATTTGGTCGCGACGGGCGACGTTCGCCAAATGATCCCATCCAACCCCGTCACCACCTCGTCCAATCAAAACGACTCATCCGGTGAAGATGGGCCTCGTTGTATTCCCATCACCTCAGGAGACTGA
- a CDS encoding KdsC family phosphatase: MISDRDIAGKIKCILSDVDGVLSDGKLYYDSTGAETKTFHVRDGYGIKAWMNAGLHFGIITARHSDALTRRAKELGIQHVVQNSSDKWQSATEMMSAMKVTPEEVCYIGDDVPDITVMRRVGLAAAPDDAAIDAREAAHWITRLPGGTGAVRELIERLMRAGNTWPSLSKDPPC, translated from the coding sequence ATGATTTCAGATCGTGACATCGCCGGCAAAATCAAATGCATTTTGTCTGACGTCGATGGCGTGTTGAGTGATGGAAAACTGTATTACGACTCCACCGGCGCGGAAACAAAAACGTTTCATGTTCGCGACGGGTATGGCATCAAAGCCTGGATGAACGCGGGACTGCATTTCGGAATCATCACGGCTCGTCACAGCGACGCCTTGACGCGTCGAGCGAAGGAATTGGGCATCCAGCATGTGGTGCAAAATTCCAGCGACAAATGGCAATCCGCGACCGAGATGATGTCGGCGATGAAGGTCACCCCGGAAGAGGTCTGTTACATCGGCGATGACGTTCCTGACATCACGGTGATGCGTCGTGTGGGATTGGCTGCCGCACCGGACGATGCCGCCATCGATGCTCGCGAAGCTGCGCACTGGATCACCCGTCTGCCAGGTGGAACGGGTGCGGTGCGTGAATTGATTGAGCGTTTGATGCGTGCTGGGAACACTTGGCCGTCCCTTTCGAAAGACCCTCCATGCTGA
- a CDS encoding YifB family Mg chelatase-like AAA ATPase, with amino-acid sequence MLARLKTFTLLGIEAMPVDVEVDISPAAMPKTILVGLPEAAVKESTHRVERAIVNSGFIRPQDRVVINLAPGDLPKQAPSFDLPVALGVLAGSGQLVLDRLEDYAVVGELALEGITRPVKGALSIAIEAAKDKSLKGLVVPTESAAEAAVVEDLEVIAVDSLSQCVAFFAGEIEVPPVPSGVEEIFEAFSEYEVDFADVRGQESAKRAMTIAAAGRHNLLMIGPPGSGKTMLAKRMPTILPPLVPAESIETTRIYSAVGQLPSKQPLLARRPFRSPHHTISDAGLVGGGSPPAPGEISKAHNGILFLDELPEFNRKTLEVMRQPLEDGVVTISRALRSTTFPADFMLIAAANPCPCGYRSDPRRSCNCTPPQIERYMGKISGPLLDRVDIHIEVPAVPFEELTARDASSETSAMMRDSVMRARDVQAERFEGSPIRYNAQMSSRQTRQHCELSTASKTLLKAGVESLGLSARAHDKILRVARTIADLAGEPAISEEHLAEAIGYRNLDADLWV; translated from the coding sequence ATGCTGGCACGGCTCAAAACATTCACGTTGCTCGGCATCGAGGCGATGCCTGTTGATGTCGAAGTCGACATCTCTCCGGCCGCGATGCCCAAGACGATCTTGGTGGGTCTGCCGGAAGCGGCTGTCAAAGAATCGACCCACCGCGTCGAACGCGCGATCGTCAACAGTGGTTTCATCCGCCCGCAAGATCGCGTGGTCATCAACCTGGCCCCCGGTGATCTCCCCAAACAAGCACCCTCGTTCGACTTGCCGGTCGCACTGGGTGTCCTGGCGGGCAGCGGTCAATTGGTCCTCGATCGTTTGGAAGACTACGCCGTGGTCGGGGAACTGGCCCTGGAAGGCATCACCCGCCCGGTCAAAGGCGCCCTGTCGATCGCGATCGAGGCCGCCAAGGACAAATCACTGAAGGGTTTGGTCGTGCCCACCGAATCGGCCGCCGAAGCCGCGGTGGTCGAAGACCTGGAGGTGATCGCGGTCGACAGTCTGTCCCAGTGCGTCGCCTTCTTTGCCGGTGAGATCGAGGTGCCGCCCGTACCCAGCGGCGTCGAAGAAATCTTTGAAGCCTTCAGCGAATACGAAGTCGACTTCGCCGATGTCCGCGGCCAAGAGTCAGCCAAGCGAGCGATGACGATCGCCGCGGCCGGCCGCCATAATTTGTTGATGATCGGACCTCCTGGCAGCGGGAAAACCATGTTGGCGAAACGCATGCCAACCATCCTGCCTCCGCTGGTGCCCGCCGAATCGATCGAAACCACTCGCATTTACAGCGCCGTGGGGCAATTGCCTTCCAAACAACCGTTGCTGGCGCGTCGACCGTTCCGCAGCCCTCACCACACGATCAGTGACGCCGGTTTGGTCGGCGGAGGCAGCCCACCCGCACCGGGTGAAATCAGCAAGGCTCACAACGGCATCCTGTTCTTGGACGAGCTGCCGGAATTCAATCGCAAGACCCTCGAAGTCATGCGGCAACCGCTCGAAGACGGTGTCGTGACGATCTCACGAGCCCTGCGGAGCACGACCTTTCCCGCGGACTTCATGTTGATCGCGGCCGCCAACCCCTGCCCGTGTGGGTATCGCTCGGATCCTCGACGAAGTTGCAACTGCACACCGCCTCAGATCGAACGTTACATGGGCAAGATCTCCGGTCCACTGCTGGACCGGGTCGACATTCACATCGAGGTCCCCGCGGTTCCCTTTGAAGAATTGACGGCTCGTGATGCGTCGAGCGAGACCAGCGCGATGATGCGTGACTCCGTCATGCGGGCTCGGGATGTGCAAGCCGAACGATTCGAGGGCAGCCCGATCCGTTACAACGCTCAGATGAGCAGCCGACAAACACGGCAGCATTGTGAACTGAGCACCGCCAGTAAAACGCTGCTCAAAGCCGGCGTGGAGTCACTGGGCCTGTCCGCGCGAGCTCACGACAAGATTTTGCGTGTCGCCAGAACGATCGCCGACTTGGCGGGCGAGCCCGCGATCAGCGAAGAACACCTCGCCGAAGCCATCGGCTACCGAAACCTCGACGCCGACCTCTGGGTGTAG
- a CDS encoding circumsporozoite protein- membrane associated protein, with amino-acid sequence MIQSRIEVARSALWRAELTRQILRGVLVGMAAMLGWIVMDQWIWSPGTIGRVVVASIAVAAAVVHALRSVWPVLRSSVRADYAARALERDHPELGHALSSYVTLTAQDSAGDSAFKGQLSKRVVQSIGATTAAKLRSIDALPEEATGLLRWWIATIALLAVLVIYAIASPKNALQSAARLMAPAADIRPANRVQITDVQPGDAEVLAGRTVMVAATVRGLRDDETVEFRWLNSDESTTTSGDRVSGQRVTKMQMDESTATRSTVAHTASIRVSHQATGVQRYEIVAGDAVAGPFEWTIRDTPVVSVTEVQYQPPAYTGETTRVRRSGSIRGVDGTRVILRARVNRPVARAVVEFNPKRMGQETRATAGVREMTLSEDGSSLELPFDLRSGEAATRAVELTSYRIRVWDQAEQSNSDPIIYPIEVIRDLPPEITIVVPRRSPKQVPLDAQQLFEIHAADVDFGLSEIEIEIRRGIDVIARASLWKNEAGAKGNQIAEYRFRPSRMILTNAGRRGARSSRLMVGDEVEVVAIATDNRRDANNPSIQPGVTRTEPVRLQIVAGRTPDPPTPEEQDDNDGQTPDDGSSPDGSGPGEEGQSGGGGGNGESGQSEQGGQGGEGQSGSGESDSEPTGENETSGESDGNSSGNDSSGGDSDPGDPSDSNSGNNNADSGSSDGSEPGDASTGNAGEGSSDPNAMSEGPNESTGTEQGAGEQGANASGNDEAGQSGDAQQPAEGSPSGNQAPGQPDSSGSPESGRDQDGSRDTAGNPEGSQESSGSRVPQSAPQDDAEAFERINEYLKEQQENQQQPGNAGQQSSGEQQPNENQEGSDSDSQSNDSNANDSNEPGSKPNGSDQSSGDPSGDTPSNDNGSGENASGDNQPGDGSQSQDPSSDGSPSGDGSAGEESPGTESGKPGTESGEPGSESSDSQMGKPGEQAGDPGQPQDGSPSSDEGDASGEPSESGSSKSSSPSPGNQDSSAGDGSEPGDSSEQGAPNEQGAPNESGGDQDSSNPGNSEASSEASPGGSETAGSETAGSQAGDSSNFTGNSTASGNLPGNGESNTELPPADPADLEYTKRATDMALDYLDETRQDPDPNLLDRLKWTPEDLQRFRERWQNVKPIDQPGANPNLDRSDVEEALRSLGLRAPQSMRSQSTPGQQDGLRGLQDSGNRRQAPAAVRDAFEAFRRGWRPTGASN; translated from the coding sequence TTGATCCAGTCGCGAATCGAGGTGGCTCGGTCCGCGCTCTGGCGAGCCGAACTGACACGTCAAATCCTGCGCGGTGTTTTGGTGGGCATGGCCGCGATGCTGGGCTGGATCGTGATGGACCAGTGGATTTGGTCGCCAGGAACGATCGGCCGAGTGGTGGTCGCTTCCATCGCGGTCGCCGCCGCCGTCGTCCACGCCCTGCGTTCGGTTTGGCCCGTGCTGCGATCTTCGGTTCGAGCCGACTACGCCGCCCGTGCTCTGGAACGAGACCATCCCGAACTGGGACACGCTCTTTCCAGCTACGTCACACTGACAGCTCAAGATTCCGCGGGGGATTCCGCCTTCAAAGGCCAGCTTTCCAAACGCGTGGTTCAGTCCATCGGCGCGACCACCGCTGCGAAGCTGCGCTCGATCGATGCGTTGCCCGAGGAAGCCACCGGGCTGCTGCGTTGGTGGATCGCCACGATCGCGTTGCTGGCCGTGTTGGTGATCTATGCCATCGCCTCTCCCAAAAACGCATTGCAATCGGCCGCCAGACTGATGGCTCCCGCTGCCGACATTCGGCCAGCCAATCGAGTCCAGATCACAGACGTTCAACCAGGCGACGCAGAAGTCCTGGCCGGACGAACGGTGATGGTTGCTGCGACCGTCCGTGGCCTGCGAGACGACGAAACGGTCGAGTTCCGCTGGCTGAACTCGGACGAATCCACCACCACGTCTGGCGACCGCGTTTCCGGCCAACGCGTCACCAAGATGCAAATGGACGAATCCACTGCCACCCGATCGACCGTCGCTCACACCGCATCGATCCGTGTTTCGCATCAGGCCACCGGTGTCCAACGTTATGAGATTGTGGCTGGGGATGCGGTGGCCGGACCGTTTGAGTGGACCATTCGTGACACGCCCGTCGTCAGCGTCACCGAAGTCCAATACCAACCACCGGCGTACACCGGAGAAACCACCCGCGTTCGACGCAGTGGTTCGATTCGAGGCGTCGATGGAACGCGCGTGATCTTGCGAGCCCGAGTCAATCGCCCGGTCGCTCGGGCCGTGGTCGAGTTCAATCCCAAACGAATGGGGCAGGAGACTCGGGCCACCGCGGGCGTTCGCGAGATGACGCTGAGTGAGGATGGCTCGTCGCTGGAGTTGCCGTTTGATCTGCGCAGTGGCGAAGCGGCCACGCGTGCCGTTGAACTGACCAGCTACCGGATTCGCGTTTGGGACCAAGCCGAACAATCCAACTCCGACCCGATCATCTATCCGATCGAAGTGATCCGTGATCTGCCGCCGGAGATCACGATCGTGGTGCCCCGTCGATCGCCCAAACAAGTTCCGCTGGACGCTCAACAACTGTTTGAGATCCACGCTGCGGACGTGGACTTTGGGTTGTCTGAAATTGAAATCGAAATCCGGCGTGGCATCGATGTGATCGCTCGCGCTTCGCTGTGGAAGAACGAGGCCGGTGCGAAGGGCAACCAAATCGCCGAGTATCGCTTCCGCCCATCGCGAATGATTCTGACAAACGCCGGTCGCCGTGGTGCACGCTCATCACGTTTGATGGTCGGTGACGAAGTGGAAGTCGTCGCGATCGCCACCGACAATCGACGCGACGCCAACAACCCCAGCATCCAACCTGGTGTCACACGCACCGAACCGGTGCGTCTGCAGATCGTCGCGGGACGCACCCCCGATCCTCCAACCCCGGAAGAACAAGACGACAACGACGGGCAAACCCCTGACGATGGCAGCTCACCGGATGGTTCTGGCCCCGGCGAAGAAGGCCAATCAGGAGGCGGCGGTGGAAACGGCGAGAGTGGGCAATCCGAACAAGGTGGCCAGGGCGGTGAAGGACAAAGTGGCTCCGGCGAATCCGACTCGGAACCAACCGGCGAAAACGAAACCAGTGGCGAGTCCGACGGCAACTCATCCGGCAATGACTCTTCAGGTGGTGACTCCGACCCCGGCGATCCATCCGATTCCAACAGTGGGAACAACAACGCCGACTCGGGCAGCAGCGACGGCTCGGAACCCGGTGACGCATCAACCGGCAACGCAGGTGAAGGTTCGAGCGATCCCAATGCGATGTCGGAAGGCCCGAATGAATCAACCGGAACCGAACAGGGTGCCGGTGAACAGGGTGCCAATGCATCCGGCAACGACGAAGCCGGCCAATCCGGCGACGCTCAACAACCGGCCGAAGGTTCTCCGTCAGGCAACCAAGCCCCAGGTCAACCAGACTCATCGGGATCGCCCGAATCTGGACGCGACCAAGACGGATCCCGCGACACTGCGGGAAATCCAGAAGGCTCGCAGGAGTCCAGTGGTTCACGCGTGCCGCAGTCCGCCCCACAAGATGACGCGGAAGCTTTCGAGCGCATCAACGAATACTTGAAAGAACAACAAGAGAACCAACAACAACCGGGAAACGCTGGCCAGCAATCCTCCGGTGAACAGCAGCCAAACGAGAACCAAGAGGGATCTGACTCCGATTCACAATCCAACGACTCCAACGCGAATGATTCCAACGAACCAGGATCCAAGCCAAACGGTTCGGACCAATCGAGTGGCGATCCATCCGGCGACACCCCATCCAACGACAACGGCTCTGGTGAAAATGCATCTGGAGACAATCAACCCGGGGACGGTTCTCAGTCGCAGGATCCTTCCTCGGATGGCTCACCGTCAGGCGATGGGTCAGCAGGAGAAGAATCGCCAGGGACCGAATCGGGAAAACCTGGAACCGAGTCGGGAGAACCTGGTTCAGAATCGTCCGACTCGCAAATGGGAAAGCCCGGAGAACAAGCCGGCGATCCCGGGCAACCTCAAGACGGCTCGCCCTCTTCCGACGAGGGCGATGCCTCGGGTGAACCATCCGAATCGGGCTCTTCCAAATCGAGCTCGCCAAGTCCTGGCAACCAAGACTCCTCCGCTGGCGATGGCTCGGAACCTGGCGATAGCTCGGAACAAGGTGCCCCGAATGAACAAGGTGCCCCGAATGAATCAGGCGGCGACCAAGACTCATCCAACCCGGGCAACTCCGAGGCTTCCTCCGAAGCGTCCCCTGGCGGTTCTGAAACAGCCGGGTCTGAAACCGCGGGGTCGCAAGCCGGCGATTCCTCCAACTTCACTGGGAATTCCACGGCCAGCGGAAACCTCCCCGGCAACGGTGAATCCAACACGGAGCTACCTCCAGCCGATCCCGCTGATTTGGAATACACCAAGCGTGCGACCGACATGGCGCTCGATTACCTTGACGAAACCCGGCAGGACCCGGACCCGAACTTGCTCGACCGTTTGAAATGGACGCCGGAAGACTTGCAGCGTTTTCGCGAACGCTGGCAGAACGTCAAACCGATCGATCAACCGGGCGCGAATCCCAACTTGGACCGCTCCGACGTGGAAGAAGCCCTGCGAAGTTTGGGTCTGCGCGCACCGCAGTCCATGCGTTCCCAATCCACACCTGGCCAACAAGATGGCTTGCGTGGCCTGCAAGACAGCGGCAACCGCCGACAGGCTCCCGCCGCCGTCCGCGATGCCTTCGAAGCATTCCGTCGCGGTTGGAGACCAACAGGAGCGTCCAACTGA
- a CDS encoding helix-turn-helix domain-containing protein: MRYAFRLAELLGHTPDRRKRPGTIKAIVEHTGLDRHQVASLLKNEAKYIPLDALSRLCDYLIDQGHATADQLPGALFAVNAENFWEQLARRSDIEIVVGVRQGEGSVSPENAMVVASDSVLVGELLNGISTLGGVAKHIGEGTETNATTSVPMPDRIQQSLVWSPGQVTLEDARSRATEVFEGFTEAQGDRGMVCIGSVKSNPVVELLFSDAFGCTPFVTEDDVDDVSARSCPFFLRYRDNDPKPGAASAGMRLSKNMDAPEPGFYYEKDDGTWEYAGGQGKDTALVFYLFHEALGRLDMVLSGFSGRATRLLAKTLAIRGEEFWPPVYHEAGVQVGAFLVQYDDAESKPSRDDLLYNTGGAAKIMPLSREAIARRMARR, translated from the coding sequence ATGAGATACGCTTTTCGGCTCGCAGAACTGCTCGGGCACACACCTGATCGGCGCAAACGCCCCGGTACGATCAAAGCGATCGTCGAGCACACCGGATTGGATCGACACCAGGTGGCTTCGCTGCTGAAGAACGAAGCCAAGTACATCCCGCTGGATGCCCTGTCGCGGTTGTGCGATTACCTGATCGATCAAGGGCACGCGACCGCGGATCAGTTGCCCGGCGCCCTGTTCGCCGTCAACGCAGAAAACTTCTGGGAACAACTGGCTCGCCGCAGTGACATCGAGATTGTCGTCGGTGTTCGGCAAGGCGAAGGCAGCGTCTCCCCCGAAAACGCAATGGTCGTTGCCAGTGACTCGGTGCTGGTCGGCGAACTGCTCAACGGGATCTCGACCTTGGGCGGTGTGGCCAAACACATCGGCGAAGGAACCGAGACGAACGCCACGACTTCGGTGCCCATGCCCGACCGGATCCAACAATCGTTGGTGTGGAGCCCCGGCCAAGTCACCTTGGAAGACGCTCGCTCGCGTGCGACCGAGGTTTTCGAAGGTTTCACCGAAGCCCAAGGTGACCGCGGGATGGTTTGCATCGGCAGCGTGAAGAGCAACCCCGTCGTTGAATTGCTGTTCTCCGACGCGTTTGGGTGCACACCGTTTGTGACCGAAGACGACGTCGATGACGTGTCGGCACGCAGTTGCCCGTTCTTCCTTCGCTATCGGGACAACGACCCGAAACCTGGTGCCGCTTCGGCTGGGATGCGGTTGAGCAAGAACATGGACGCTCCTGAACCAGGCTTCTACTACGAAAAAGACGATGGCACGTGGGAGTACGCGGGCGGACAAGGCAAAGACACCGCCCTGGTGTTCTACCTGTTCCACGAAGCTCTCGGTCGCTTGGACATGGTGCTCAGCGGTTTCTCCGGCCGAGCGACTCGCTTGCTGGCCAAGACGTTGGCGATCCGTGGCGAAGAATTCTGGCCACCCGTCTACCACGAAGCGGGCGTCCAAGTCGGTGCGTTCCTGGTTCAGTACGACGATGCGGAATCCAAACCCAGCCGCGACGATCTGCTCTACAACACCGGCGGGGCTGCCAAGATCATGCCGCTGTCCCGCGAAGCGATCGCCCGCCGGATGGCTCGCCGCTAA